A genomic window from Canis lupus familiaris isolate Mischka breed German Shepherd chromosome 32, alternate assembly UU_Cfam_GSD_1.0, whole genome shotgun sequence includes:
- the LOC610150 gene encoding LOW QUALITY PROTEIN: lys-63-specific deubiquitinase BRCC36-like (The sequence of the model RefSeq protein was modified relative to this genomic sequence to represent the inferred CDS: inserted 1 base in 1 codon; deleted 2 bases in 1 codon) produces the protein MAGQAVHLESDAFLVCLNHALSTEKEEVTGLCIGELNDDTRSDSKFTYTGTEIRTVAEKVDTVRIVHVHSVIILRRSGKRKDRVEISPEQLSVASTEAERLAELTGRPVRVVGWYHSHPPITVWPSHVDVRTQAMYQMMDQGFVGLIFPCFIEDKNTKTGRVLYTCFQSIQAQKSSEYERIEIPIHIVPHVTIEWKVCLESAVELPKILCQEEQDAYRRIHSLTHLDSVTKIHNGSVFTKNLCSQMSAVIGPLLQWLEDRLEQNQQHLXELQQEKEEIMQELSSLE, from the exons ATGGCGGGGCAGGCGGTGCACCTGGAGTCGGACGCCTTCCTGGTGTGCCTCAACCACGCGCTGAGCACGGAGAAGGAGGAGGTGACGGGACTGTGCATCGGGGAGTTGAATGATGACACAAGGAGTGACTCCAAATTCACATATACCGGAACTGAAATACGCACAGTTGCTGAAAAGGTTGACACCGTCAGAATTGTTCACGTTCATTCTGTCATCATCTTGCGACGTTCTGGTAAGAGGAAGGATCGAGTGGAAATTTCTCCAGAGCAGCTGTCTGTGGCctcaacagaggcagagaggttgGCTGAACTAACAGGTCGCCCCGTGAGAGTTGTGGGCTGGTACCATTCCCATCCTCCTATAACTGTTTGGCCTTCCCATGTTGATGTTCGCACACAAGCCATGTACCAGATGATGGATCAAGGCTTTGTAGGACTTATTTTTCCCTGTTTCATAGAAGATAAAAACACAAAGACTGGCCGGGTCCTCTACACTTGCTTTCAATCCATACAGGCCCAAAAGAGCTCAGAGTATGAGAGGATTGAAATCCCAATCCATATTGTACCTCATGTAACCATT GAATGGAAAGTATGCCTTGAATCTGCAGTTGAGCTGCCCAAGATCCTGTGTCAAGAGGAGCAGGATGCATATAGGAGGATCCACAGCCTCACACATCTGGACTCCGTAACCAAGATCCACAATGGCTCGGTGTTTACCAAGAATCTGTGCAGTCAAATGTCAGCCGTCATCGGGCCTCTCCTGCAGTGGTTGGAGGACAGACTGGAGCAAAACCAGCAGCACT AGGAATTGcaacaagaaaaggaagagattatGCAAGAACTCTCTTCTCTAGAATAA